One segment of Daphnia magna isolate NIES linkage group LG2, ASM2063170v1.1, whole genome shotgun sequence DNA contains the following:
- the LOC116915654 gene encoding beta-1,4-N-acetylgalactosaminyltransferase bre-4 has translation MFCGFIRTHCYKVAITALAALVFLEYGFGVFYEERGRINEAYFTFNLTAPRLWVPSTLQNSSDVSYAATSNMTLIALQSSNSSDPYQLDLLVDSLNFTGKPLVCPLVSPLLVGRTNVSKIAMPMEAFQEKYGPLLGPGGRYRPPDCQAHYKVAIIIPYRKREEHLQLFIQHMHPFLHRQQIDYGIFVVEQSGDTPFNRAMLMNIGAAEALRQDGFQCFVFHDVDLLPEDDRNTYSCPEQPRHMSVAIDVFKYRLPYEGLFGGVSSMTTEHFIKVNGFSNLFWGWGGEDDDMSSRIKYHKLIISRYPPSIARYTMLSHKKARPNPNRYRVMRNGAKRSKVDGLSNLKYKRLELEMKPLYIHIVVDIKPS, from the exons ATGTTTTGCGGCTTTATCCGGACGCATTGCTACAAAGTAGCGATTACAGCTTTGGCCGCACTAGTGTTTTTGGAGTACGGTTTCGGCGTTTTCTATGAAGAACGTGGAAGAATCAACGAAGCCTATTTCACCTTCAATCTTACAGCACCGCGGTTATGGGTACCGTCAACATTGCAAAATAGCTCCGACGTCAGCTACGCTGCCACGTCCAATATGACATTGATCGCTCTTCAGAGTAGTAACAGTAGCGATCCCTATCAACTCGACCTGTTAGTCGACTCGCTCAATTTCACGGGAAAGCCTTTAGTGTGTCCTCTAGTTTCACCGTTACTTg TGGGACGTACGAACGTGTCTAAAATTGCGATGCCCATGGAGGCATTTCAAGAAAAGTATGGCCCATTATTAGGGCCCGGCGGAAGGTATCGTCCACCCGATTGTCAAGCCCATTACAAAGTGGCTATAATCATCCCTTATCGCAAGCGCGAGGAGCATCTCCAATTATTTATTCAACATATGCATCCGTTCCTTCATCGACAACAAATCGATTATGGTATTTTTGTTGTCGAACAGTCAG GCGACACGCCCTTTAATCGGGCCATGTTGATGAATATCGGAGCTGCCGAAGCATTGCGTCAAGACGGATTCCAGTGTTTTGTGTTCCATGATGTCGATCTCTTACCAGAAGATGACCGTAATACCTACTCTTGTCCGGAACAACCACGTCACATGTCCGTCGCGATTGATGTCTTCAAATACCG GTTACCTTACGAGGGCTTATTCGGTGGAGTTAGCTCCATGACGACGGAACATTTTATTAAAGTGAACGGATTCTCCAATCTGTTTTGGGGCTGGGGTGGTGAGGATGACGACATGTCCAGCCGGATTAAATATCACAAGCTGATCATTTCCCGATATCCACCCAGTATTGCACGTTACACGATGCTATCGCACAAGAAAGCACGTCCGAATCCGAATCGCTATCGAGTCATGCGTAACGGAGCTAAGCGTTCTAAAGTCGATGGGCTAAGTAACTTAAAGTACAAGCGCCTTGAACTGGAGATGAAACCGCTTTACATCCACATCGTGGTGGATATCAAACCGTCTTAA
- the LOC116915621 gene encoding collagen alpha-1(X) chain, with product MRALVFISLLLATVLAAPQYGQPPAAGETVSITKDQWSSLNPYGTGATYDIQKQWENFYEYLPWLKGPPGPPGPPGAPGSSGSSGSSGGGYGASSSYTQPQVIPGPPGPPGPPGPAGYKGDAGLPGTPGYPGGPGPQGPPGKPGTPGYPGEKGAPGYNGAPGAPGKPGYNGEKGTPGYNGAPGLPGGPGLPGKDGYSGAPGPAGPKGEAGPPGYTIPSKIPGPPGTPGYPGKDGAPGYPGGPGPVGPVGPAGLQGPPGKPGTNGYPGGPGPKGDAGTPGYAGAPGKDGYPGAPSKIPGPPGSQGPAGPPGYNGAPGKDGLPGGTGYPGKDGLPGASGYTGAPGLPGKPGKDGYAGPAGTPGYPGGPGPVGPQGKPGAPGYPGGPGPVGPVGLLGPVGPQGKPGSPGYPGGPGPVGPLGPVGPQGKPGSPGYPGPAGPTGPAGPAGSPGQSYEAPAYQPPAYTPTVSQQTYDPPAPSYG from the exons ATGAGGGCATTG GTATTCATTTCCCTCTTGTTGGCAACCGTATTGGCTGCACCCCAATACGGACAACCTCCAGCAGCCGGAGAAACTGTTTCCATTACCAAGGATCAGTGGTCTTCACTTAACCCCTACGGAACAGGAGCAACTTATGACATTCAGAAGCAATGGGAAAATTTCTATGAATACCTTCCTTGGCTGAAGGGACCTCCTGGACCACCAGGGCCACCAGGTGCACCTGGGTCTTCTGGATCTTCTGGATCTTCCGGTGGTGGCTACGGAGCTAGTTCTTCTTACACACAACCTCAAGTCATTCCTGGCCCACCAGGTCCTCCGGGACCTCCAGGGCCTGCTGGATACAAGGGAGATGCTGGTCTTCCAGGAACTCCGGGCTATCCTGGCGGACCTGGGCCACAAGGACCCCCAGGAAAACCAGGAACACCAGGCTACCCTGGAGAAAAGGGAGCACCAGGCTACAACGGCGCCCCCGGAGCTCCTGGTAAACCAGGCTATAACGGAGAGAAGGGAACACCTGGCTACAATGGTGCACCTGGTCTTCCTGGTGGGCCAGGCCTGCCTGGTAAAGATGGTTATTCTGGTGCTCCAGGACCTGCTGGCCCTAAAGGTGAAGCCGGTCCACCAGGATACACCATCCCATCCAAGATTCCTGGTCCTCCTGGAACACCTGGATACCCTGGCAAAGATGGAGCTCCAGGTTATCCTGGTGGTCCTGGCCCTGTTGGCCCTGTTGGCCCTGCTGGACTACAAGGACCTCCTGGTAAACCTGGTACAAATGGCTATCCTGGTGGACCTGGACCTAAAGGGGACGCTGGAACACCTGGCTACGCTGGAGCACCTGGTAAGGACGGATATCCTGGTGCACCTAGCAAGATCCCTGGCCCTCCTGGATCCCAAGGACCTGCTGGACCTCCTGGTTACAATGGCGCCCCAGGAAAAGATGGTCTTCCAGGCGGAACTGGTTATCCAGGCAAAGACGGACTTCCCGGCGCTTCTGGATACACAG GAGCCCCCGGTCTACCCGGAAAACCAGGCAAAGATGGATATGCTGGCCCAGCAGGAACTCCTGGTTATCCCGGTGGCCCAGGCCCTGTTGGACCTCAGGGTAAACCCGGAGCTCCTGGATACCCTGGTGGCCCAGGACCTGTTGGACCCGTAGGTCTACTTGGCCCAGTTGGACCTCAAGGCAAACCTGGAAGCCCTGGCTACCCTGGTGGTCCAGGACCAGTTGGCCCTCTTGGCCCTGTTGGCCCTCAAGGTAAGCCAGGTTCTCCCGGTTACCCAGGACCCGCTGGCCCGACTGGCCCGGCTGGCCCGGCTGGTTCCCCCGGACAGTCCTATGAAGCACCAGCCTATCAGCCTCCTGCTTACACGCCAACAGTATCTCAACAGACATATGATCCCCCAGCACCAAGTTATGGTTAA
- the LOC116933853 gene encoding collagen alpha-1(X) chain translates to MRALVFISLLLATVLAAPQYGQPPAAGETVSITKDQWSSLNPYGTGATYDIQKQWENFYEYLPWLKGPPGPPGPPGAPGSSGSSGSSGGGYGASSSYTQPQVIPGPPGPPGPPGPAGYKGDAGLPGTPGYPGGPGPQGPPGKPGTPGYPGEKGAPGYNGAPGAPGKPGYNGEKGTPGYNGAPGLPGGPGLPGKDGYSGAPGPAGPKGEAGPPGYTIPSKIPGPPGTPGYPGKDGAPGYPGGPGPVGPVGPAGLQGPPGKPGTNGYPGGPGPKGDAGTPGYAGAPGKDGYPGAPSKIPGPPGSQGPAGPPGYNGAPGKDGLPGGPGYPGKDGLPGAPGYTGAPGLPGKPGKDGYAGPAGTPGFPGGPGPVGPQGKPGAPGYPGGPGPVGPVGPLGPVGPQGKPGSPGYPGGPGPVGPLGPVGPLGPQGKPGSPGYPGPAGPAGPAGSPGQSYEAPAYQPPAYTPTVSQQTYDPPAPSYG, encoded by the exons ATGAGGGCATTG GTATTCATTTCACTCTTGTTGGCAACCGTATTGGCTGCACCCCAATACGGACAACCTCCAGCAGCCGGAGAAACTGTTTCCATTACCAAGGATCAGTGGTCTTCACTTAACCCCTACGGAACAGGAGCAACTTATGACATTCAGAAGCAATGGGAAAATTTCTATGAATACCTTCCTTGGCTGAAGGGACCTCCTGGACCACCAGGGCCACCAGGTGCACCTGGGTCTTCTGGATCTTCTGGATCTTCCGGTGGTGGCTACGGAGCTAGTTCTTCTTACACACAACCTCAAGTCATTCCTGGCCCACCAGGTCCTCCGGGACCTCCAGGGCCTGCTGGATACAAGGGAGATGCTGGTCTTCCAGGAACTCCGGGCTATCCTGGCGGACCTGGGCCACAAGGACCCCCAGGAAAACCAGGAACACCAGGCTACCCTGGAGAAAAGGGAGCACCAGGCTACAACGGCGCCCCCGGAGCTCCTGGTAAACCAGGCTATAACGGAGAGAAGGGAACACCTGGCTACAATGGTGCACCTGGTCTTCCTGGTGGGCCAGGCCTGCCTGGTAAAGATGGTTATTCTGGAGCTCCAGGACCTGCTGGCCCTAAAGGTGAAGCCGGTCCACCAGGATACACCATCCCATCCAAGATTCCTGGTCCTCCTGGAACACCTGGATACCCTGGCAAAGATGGAGCTCCAGGTTATCCTGGTGGTCCTGGCCCTGTTGGCCCTGTTGGCCCTGCTGGACTACAAGGGCCTCCTGGTAAACCTGGTACAAATGGCTATCCTGGTGGACCTGGACCTAAAGGTGACGCTGGAACACCTGGCTACGCTGGAGCACCTGGTAAGGACGGATATCCTGGTGCACCGAGCAAGATCCCTGGCCCTCCTGGATCCCAAGGACCTGCTGGCCCTCCTGGTTACAATGGCGCCCCAGGAAAAGATGGTCTTCCCGGCGGACCTGGTTATCCAGGCAAAGACGGACTTCCCGGCGCTCCTGGATACACCG GAGCCCCCGGTCTACCCGGAAAACCAGGCAAAGATGGATATGCTGGCCCAGCAGGTACTCCTGGTTTTCCCGGCGGCCCAGGCCCTGTTGGACCTCAGGGTAAACCCGGAGCTCCTGGATACCCTGGTGGCCCAGGACCTGTTGGACCCGTAGGTCCACTTGGCCCAGTTGGACCTCAAGGCAAACCAGGAAGCCCTGGCTACCCTGGTGGTCCAGGACCAGTTGGCCCTCTTGGCCCTGTCGGCCCTCTTGGCCCTCAAGGTAAGCCAGGCTCTCCCGGTTACCCAGGACCCGCTGGCCCGGCTGGCCCGGCTGGTTCCCCTGGACAGTCCTATGAAGCACCAGCCTATCAGCCTCCTGCTTACACCCCAACAGTATCTCAACAAACATACGATCCCCCAGCACCAAGCTATGGTTAG
- the LOC123466466 gene encoding collagen alpha-1(I) chain-like has product MRFLILLPLLVAAVYAAPQYRQQQDSITREQWATLNPYGTPKGYPAEEYSTIEELERQWARFYDYLPWLKGPAGPVGPQGPPGPPGAVSYGSSDYAQPKAIPGPPGAPGVPGPAGAKGDTGAPGAPGYTGAPGPQGSAGKPGSAGYPGEKGTPGYNGGPGAPGKSGAKGERGDSGYNGADGLPGAPGAPGKDGYPGAPGPAGPKGEAGPPGYALPSKIPGPPGPPGYPGKDGASGYPGGPGPAGPVGPAGLEGPAGKPGANGYPGGPGPKGEAGANGAPGAPGKDGYPGANSKVPGPPGPQGPAGRPGYNGAPGKDGLPGAPGAPGKDGLPGTPSYTAGPPGEQGRPGKDGYAGPAGTPGYPGGPGPVGPEGKRGAPGYPGAPGSAGAVGPVGPAGPQGKVGAPGYPGGPGPAGPVGPQGLQGKPGAPGYQGPQGPQGPIGASGKSYEAPQPEYKTPPVYEAPSSVYTTVAPVYKTLAPVYEITTPVYVAPVYEAPTPVYEAPAPVYEAPAPVYEAPSQVYEAPAPVYEAPVPVYEAPAPVYEAPAPVYEAPAPVYEAPAPAYQPPAPVYQPPAPVYQPPALVYKPRAPVYKAPAVEYEPLPPVYKVSVPVTEAPAPVYEKRVLFSRPGISHRY; this is encoded by the exons ATGCGTTTTTTG ATCTTATTGCCACTCTTGGTGGCTGCAGTTTATGCCGCACCGCAATATCGTCAACAACAAGATTCGATCACCAGGGAGCAATGGGCCACCTTGAACCCGTACGGAACTCCAAAGGGGTACCCTGCTGAAGAATATTCAACGATTGAAGAGTTGGAAAGGCAATGGGCACGTTTTTATGACTACCTTCCCTGGCTTAAGGGACCTGCTGGACCAGTTGGACCACAGGGACCTCCAGGTCCACCTGGAGCTGTATCGTATGGATCCAGCGACTATGCCCAACCAAAGGCTATTCCTGGCCCTCCTGGAGCACCTGGCGTGCCAGGACCAGCTGGGGCTAAAGGAGACACTGGAGCTCCTGGAGCTCCCGGTTACACTGGTGCACCTGGACCACAAGGTTCAGCTGGAAAACCTGGATCAGCTGGCTATCCCGGAGAAAAGGGAACACCAGGATACAATGGAGGTCCTGGAGCTCCTGGTAAATCAGGAGCTAAAGGTGAAAGGGGAGACTCTGGTTACAATGGCGCAGATGGACTTCCTGGTGCTCCAGGAGCTCCTGGAAAAGATGGCTATCCCGGAGCTCCTGGGCCCGCTGGTCCTAAGGGTGAAGCTGGCCCACCAGGCTACGCACTTCCATCCAAAATCCCTGGTCCACCCGGCCCACCTGGCTACCCTGGCAAAGATGGAGCTTCAGGCTATCCTGGTGGCCCCGGACCCGCAGGCCCAGTTGGACCAGCTGGTTTGGAAGGACCTGCTGGCAAACCTGGCGCGAATGGCTATCCTGGTGGTCCTGGTCCTAAAGGCGAAGCCGGAGCTAATGGCGCCCCAGGTGCTCCCGGCAAAGATGGATATCCCGGAGCAAACAGTAAAGTGCCCGGCCCTCCTGGACCTCAAGGACCTGCTGGCCGCCCTGGTTACAACGGTGCTCCAGGCAAAGATGGTCTGCCTGGCGCTCCTGGTGCCCCTGGTAAAGACGGACTTCCCGGCACTCCTTCATACACAG CTGGCCCACCTGGAGAACAGGGAAGACCAGGCAAAGATGGATATGCTGGCCCAGCAGGAACTCCTGGTTATCCGGGTGGCCCAGGCCCCGTCGGACCGGAAGGTAAACGTGGCGCTCCTGGATACCCTGGTGCTCCAGGATCAGCTGGTGCTGTAGGCCCTGTAGGTCCAGCTGGACCCCAAGGTAAAGTAGGAGCTCCAGGCTATCCTGGCGGTCCAGGGCCAGCTGGACCCGTTGGGCCACAAGGCCTACAAGGTAAACCCGGTGCTCCTGGCTACCAGGGACCTCAAGGGCCTCAAGGACCCATTGGTGCTTCTGGAAAGAGTTACGAAGCCCCCCAGCCTGAGTACAAAACGCCTCCTGTTTATGAAGCCCCATCTTCCGTTTACACAACTGTTGCCCCAGTCTACAAAACACTTGCCCCAGTTTACGAAATCACGACCCCAGTCTACGTAGCCCCAGTCTACGAAGCCCCTACTCCAGTCTATGAAGCCCCTGCCCCAGTCTATGAAGCTCCTGCCCCAGTCTATGAAGCTCCTTCCCAAGTCTATGAAGCTCCTGCCCCAGTCTACGAAGCCCCTGTCCCAGTCTATGAAGCCCCTGCCCCAGTCTATGAAGCTCCTGCCCCAGTCTACGAAGCCCCTGCCCCAGTCTACGAAGCCCCTGCCCCAGCCTACCAGCCCCCTGCTCCGGTCTACCAGCCCCCTGCTCCGGTCTACCAGCCCCCTGCTCTGGTCTACAAGCCTCGTGCCCCCGTTTACAAAGCACCTGCAGTTGAGTATGAACCTCTTCCTCCCGTGTACAAAGTTTCCGTACCAGTGACTGAGGCACCGGCCCCAGTGTACGAAAAGCGAGTCCTGTTCTCTAGACCAGGAATCAGTCATCGCTATTAG